Below is a genomic region from Candidatus Omnitrophota bacterium.
TTTAACCGTCTTGATAGCTGCTTCGTAGATCGGGACTGTTCCCAGGGGGACGGGACTGTTTTTGATGATTTCTTTGCATATTTTTACTATATCCCCGCCTGTGCTTAAGTCCATTACCGTATCGGTGTTTGCCTCTAAGGATACCTTTAGCTTTTCAACCTCTTCTTTTAGCGAAACATGCTCGGCCGAGGTGCCGATATTAGTGTTTACCTTTGTCCGCAGTCCTTTTCCTATTCCGCAGGGCCTGGATAACCTGCGGTTGATATTGGATGGAATTACTATTTTGCCTTCGGCTGTGCCGGATCGGATGTATTCCGGATCCAGTTTTTCCAGCCGGGCTATTTTTCTCATTAAGGGAGTAATCTTTTTTTTTCTGGCAGATTCAATTTGAGTCATACGGTATCCTATTGCTAAATGGTTAAATTGCTAAACTGATAAATAGCTAAATTGCTAAACTAGTATAGCAGTTTAGCAATTTTTAAAGTTGATTTTCTTATGCTTTTACTTTTTAGCACGGCCGAGGCAATGGCTATTCCGTCCGGTTTTTGGGTAATTACGCTTTCTATGTTGGCGATATTTATACCGCCGATAACCACCAGGGGAATACGCGTCGATCTTTTGATGCGGTTGATCATTTTAACGCCAACCGGCGGGCCTGTCAACTTGGAAGATGTGCTGAAAATCGGCCCCAGGGCAATATAATCAGCTCCCTCCTGTTCAGCTTTTCGAGCTTCGGTTAACGAATGGATGGATATCCCGATGAGCTTTTTCGGCGCTAATTTTCTGGCAAAACCTAAAGGAAGATCTTCCTGGCCGAGGTGGACACCGTCAGCGCCTGTTGCTAAGGCTATGTCTATCCGGTCATTAATAATGAATTTGACTTTATTTTTTTGGGTCAGCTTCCTTAACCCTAAGCCGATCTTGATCAGCCTGCGGGTGCTGGAGTATTTATCCCGCAGTTGGATGGTTGTGGCCCCGCCGCTGATAACCGAAGAGGCAGTCTCCAATTCGCTTTTTTTGCCGATTAAGGCCTTATCGATAATTACGTATAATCTCAGGATATTTCTTAGAGACATTTTACTTGCCTTGTGTTAGCTCATGGCTCATAGCCCATAGCTCATGGCTCATAGCTCTTTAGCCTTCTCCGTAGAGATTATCTTTAGCAGAGTTCTCTGCTCCAGCGTATATAGCTTAAATCTCAATTGCTGGAAATCCACGGCTGTTTTTTTATTTATCGTTTTTGAAAATTCTTCCAGCACCCGCAGGGCCTCTTCGGAACGGCGGATATTGGCAGTAAAAATCTCCCGCACTTCATTTTTCCTCTTTTTTGGCCTGAAAGCGTAGTTGCCGACATCCCGCCGGCTGTCTCTGGATTTAAGCAGCTGCTCGGCGGTTAGAGGAAGATTTTGCGAGAGATGGCTGAGGAGATGGCGGTAATTCTTGAACCGGGAGGTAAGTTTGCTGTCGTTTAGAATAAATCTGGTTATTTCCTCACAAACCCTAAGCCCTTCCCGCGACCTATTCAGGTTTGCGTCAATAATCCGGTAAATCCTGGAATTCATTTATGCCTTGCTATAATAGTTTTTATGATGCCGGTGGTTGAGCGGCCTTTCAGGAAAGGAATAATAATAACTTTTCCGCCGCAGGCCTCGACAAAACTTTTGCCGACTACCTGTTTCTTTTTCCAGTTTCCGCCCTTGACCAAAATATCCGGTTTCAGGCGTTTGATCAGATTTAAAGGCGTGGATTCGTTAAAAACAGTTACATAATCGACGCATTCTAATCCGGCAATGACTTCAATCCTATCCTCCTGGGGGGCTAAAGGCCTTGTTTTGCCTTTGATGGCCCTTGTTGATGAGTCGCTGTTTATAGCTGCGATCAGGATATCGCCTTTCTGTTTAGCCTGGATCAGGTATCTTACGTGGCCGGCGTGGACTATATCAAAACAGCCGTTGGTAAAAACGATTGTTTTGCCGCTCTTTTTTAAATTAGTAATGATCCCTTTTAACTTCAGAGGATCTTTTATTTTGCTGTTCGCCATTTTTTATAAATCCTGAATACTAAATGATCCTAACCTCTGAGTTGATATTACGTAGTATCTATTTTATACAATGCTTCTTCTGCTATCTCACAGATCGCATGAGCAGCGGTAATGTGCGTTTCCTGGATCCGGGGTGTATCGTGGGACGGAACAATAAAAGCAATGTCTGCTAACGCGGCAAGCTTTCCGCCGTCTTTACCGGTAAAGGCGGCGGTCTTAAGGCCCAGGTCTTTAGCGGTTTTTACTGCTTTGATGATGTTTGGGGCCATACCGCTGGTTGAAATAGCGATCAGGATATCGTCCTTTTTTCCCAGGCCGGAAAGCTGTTTGGCAAATACCAGCTCATAGGAATAATCGTTTGCCAGGCTGGTCAGAACAGATGTGTCGGTAGAAAGCGCTATAGCCGGCAGGGGTTTTTTGTCTTTCTTAAACCTGCCGATAAATTCACAGGCGATATGCTGACAGTCAGCCGCGCTGCCGCCGTTGCCGCAGAGTAAAACCTTCCCGCCGTTTTTTAACGAACCAATTATCAGCCGGGTTATTTCAACAATAACCTCAACTTGCTCCCGGGACGTTTTTTCCTTAACCCGGATACTTTCTTTAAAAACACTTCGTATTTTATTTTCCATAATCGCAAATATCCTTGCGCAATGACATGTTGAATTACAAACAATATACAATTCAGACTGTGTCGTAATTCATTTCGTTGTATACTGATACACAATATGTTGTAGTTGCCCAATTTATTGGGCGCTCTATGCTGTGCCTGATAAATCAGGCAGCTGCGTGACACAGTCTGATTACAAAATTACAATGGCCAAAACCGGATCCGGTCATTGTAATTTGTGATTTAACCAGAGAATATTTTACCAATTTCATAAAGCTCCATGTCTAATGTCTTTAATTTTCCTACCGCTTCCTCTAAAGGCACCGAGGTGATCTTGTTGCCCTGGATGCTGACCATCTGCCCGAATTTTTTATCGGTCACAAGTTCTACTGCCTTTACTCCGAACCTGGTCCCTAAAATTCTATCAAAGGCTGTTGGAGAACCACCGCGCTGGAGGTGGCCTAAGACCACAGACCTGGTTTCATAACCTGTATTTTCAGCAATTATCTCAGCCAGGGCTTTTCCTATTCCGCCAAGCATTACGTTGCCAAAGGCATCGGTATCTTTTTTTTGAGTTATCTCGGACTGCCTGGAAAGCTTTGCCCCTTCGGCTACTGCCACGATGTTGAAAAGCTTCCCCCGGCCGCGGCGTTTTTCAATAAAACCGCAGACCTCGTTTATATCTATGGGTATTTCGGGAATCAAAATTATATCTGCCCCGGCAGCTATTCCTGCTTCAGCAGCGATCCAGCCGGCATGCCTTCCCATTATCTCTACAACCATAACCCGGTGGTGCGATTCGGCAGTGGTTCTCAACCGGTCCATTGCCTCCATAGCTATATTAACGGCAGTATCGAACCCAAAGGTATAATCAGTGGCTGAAAGGTCATTATCAATGGTCTTGGGGACCCCTATTATGTTTAAGCCCTGTTTGGACAACTTTAACGCTGCTCCGGTGGTATCATCTCCGCCGATTGCTATTAAGGCAGACAACCCTAATTGGTTATAATTATCAATCGCCTTTTTAGCGTCCCCTTCTTTTTTATAAGGGTTGGTGCGGGATGTCCCGAGTATGGTTCCGCCGTAATTGATAATTCCGGATACTGAATCGATATCCAGCCGGATCGTATCGTTATCGATCAGCCCTTTCCACCCATCCCTGATGCCTGTTATTTCATACCCCCTTAAAAGGCCTTTTCTTACTATGGCCCGGATAACCGGGTTTAACCCCGGGCAGTCACCTCCGCCGGTTAATATACCGATTTTCACTGATACCTCCTTATTCTCCAAGTTCCATCCGCCTGGTTGTATCGTCCCTTTTTAATTCCTTCCTGCTCTTTTCGATGATTTTAGCGACATGAATTTTAACCCTGATCTCGTCTTCTATCCCCAGCACATGCCGAAGCCGGTCTTTTATCGATGATTGCAGTCTTTCGCTTATCTCCGGAATATTTACGCCCGAATAAAATACTACCCTCACCAAAATATCCAGCCCCTTTTTTTTGATAACAACCCGGGGTTTTATCTCCCGGATATCCAGGAATTGACTGCCTGCCCGTTTGATTATATCTTCCAGGGCGGAGAATGATACCGTGGTCATTCCGCTGGAGCCGCTGAATAAAATATCCTTTTCCGCTCCGAATATCCCCTCCAAAGAATGGATAACAAATAGAAAGCTGATTGAAATCAAAAGCACCCCTATTATCCCGATGATCACCGTGTTTAAGCTGAACGAATAATAAAACTGAGTGACGTTATTAATGACTTCCGGGAGTGTTATCAGGCCGCTGGAAAGACAGACCAGGAAACTGCCGATGACAAAAAAACTCAAGGTGTACAAGGTTATTACCAGAAAGTTTGTTAATTTCATTTTACCCCCTTATCCTTTTTCCAACAACTTTTCAATAAAAGCAGTATGCACCCGGCCTTTTAGAAAATCCGGGTTCTCCAATATTTTTTTATGCAAAGGCAAGGTTGTTTTTACCGGTTCTATTATGAATTCTTTTAATGCGCGCCGCATAATATGGATGGCCTCAGACCTGTTTTTTCCATAGGTTATTAATTTACCGATCATAGAATCGTAGTAAGGGGAGATCTCATAACCCGGATAGACATGCGTATCTATCCTGATTCCCCGGCCGCCGGGAAGATTCAATTTCGTAATTTTGCCCGGGCAGGGAATAAAATTTCTTTCGGGATCTTCGGCATTGATCCTGCATTCGATCGCACAGCCCTTAATTTTGATATCAGACTGCTTGGTCCTCAATTTTTCTCCCCAGGCTATTTTGATTTGCTTTTTGAGAAGGTCTATCCCGGTTACCATTTCGGTAACAGGGTGTTCGACCTGGATCCTGGTATTCATTTCGATAAAGAAATAATTATTTTTTTTATCGACTAAAAATTCCACGGTTCCCGCGCTGGTATAATTGGCGATCCTGGCGCATTTAACAGCCGCTTCTCCCATCTTTTTGCGCAGTTTGGCCGTCATGATCGGAGAAGGGGATTCTTCGATCAATTTTTGATGTTTTCGCTGAATACTGCAGTCTCTTTCTCCTAAGTGGACTATATTGCCAAAGTTGTCGCCGAGAATCTGGATTTCAACGTGGCGGGCCCCTTCGATATATTTTTCTATATATATGTCAGCGGCCCCGAAGGATGCTTCGGCCTCTCTTTGGGCGGTCATCAGAGAACTGATCAGGTGCCCGTCGTTATGGGCAACCCGCATTCCTTTACCGCCGCCGCCTAACCTGGCCTTTATGATCACAGGGTATTTAAGCCGTTTAGCGATTTTAATCGCCTCGTCTTTGGTCTTAACAACACCATCGCTTCCCGGAACTGTCGAGATACCCGCCTTTTTTGCAGTCTTTCTGGCGATGGTTTTATCGCCCATCAATACTACGCTTTTTGACCCGGGCCCGATAAATTTGATCTGACAGGATTGGCAGATTTCGGCAAAATGAGGATTTTCGGCCAGGAAACCATAGCCCGGATGTATGGCTTGCACATCCGTGATTTCCGCGGCGCTAATAATCGCCGGGATGTTAAGATAACTTTCCTTGCTTGGGGCCGGGCCGATACATACGGCTTGATCAGCCAGTCGAACGTGGAGAGAATCCTTATCTGCCGTCGAATAAACAGCCACTGTCTTTATTCCCATTTCCCTGCAGGCTCTGATGATCCGCAGGGCCACTTCTCCCCTGTTGGCGATCAATACCTTATTGAACATCAAAAAAATTTCCTTTAAATTAAACTGCTAAACTGCTAAATGGTTAAATTGCTAAACTTGAAGTTTTTCTACGTTAAACAACGGCTGTCCAAACTCCACCGCTTCTCCGTTTTTAACCAGGATTTCGGCTATTTTGCCTTTTACGTCGGATTTTATTTCGTTCATTAATTTCATGGCTTCGATTATGCAGATGACCTGGTTTTCTTCTATTGTCTGTCCGGATTCAACGAATGGGTCGGCGTCCGGCGAAGGGGCCCGGTAGAATGTCCCGACCATCGGAGAAACAATTAGATGCGTGTCTTCAGCGATTTTAGCAGGTTCAGTTGTCTCTTCGGCGGGCAGGTTTTTTACTATTGTTTTACCCCCGGATTTTTTAAGACAAATCTTCAGGCCGTCCCTCTCTATTTCTAACTCGGTCAGGTTATTTTCATTCATCAGGCTGATCATTTCTTTTATTTCTTTTAGATTCATTTTTAAGCTCTCCCCATGTATTTACCGGTCCTGGTATCGATCTTTATGATATCTGCCTGATTAATAAACAAGGGAACCTGAATCTCCAGGCCTGTTTCTAACTTAGCAGGTTTATATCCTCCCTGGGCTGTGTTGCCCCTAAACCCCGGTTCGGTGTAAGCCACTTTTAATGTTACGAAGTTAGCCGCTTTAACCTTTATTATTTTATTGTCGCACAGCAAAGCGGTAACATGGTCGTTTTCTTTTAAAAAACCCTTGCAATCAGCAAGCAGGTGGCTGTCGATAATCGTTTCTTCATAGGTTTTCTCATTTAAGAAATGGTAAAAATTATCAATTTTATAGCTGA
It encodes:
- the thiE gene encoding thiamine phosphate synthase codes for the protein MSLRNILRLYVIIDKALIGKKSELETASSVISGGATTIQLRDKYSSTRRLIKIGLGLRKLTQKNKVKFIINDRIDIALATGADGVHLGQEDLPLGFARKLAPKKLIGISIHSLTEARKAEQEGADYIALGPIFSTSSKLTGPPVGVKMINRIKRSTRIPLVVIGGINIANIESVITQKPDGIAIASAVLKSKSIRKSTLKIAKLLY
- the rfaE2 gene encoding D-glycero-beta-D-manno-heptose 1-phosphate adenylyltransferase; amino-acid sequence: MANSKIKDPLKLKGIITNLKKSGKTIVFTNGCFDIVHAGHVRYLIQAKQKGDILIAAINSDSSTRAIKGKTRPLAPQEDRIEVIAGLECVDYVTVFNESTPLNLIKRLKPDILVKGGNWKKKQVVGKSFVEACGGKVIIIPFLKGRSTTGIIKTIIARHK
- a CDS encoding ATP-dependent 6-phosphofructokinase, with protein sequence MKIGILTGGGDCPGLNPVIRAIVRKGLLRGYEITGIRDGWKGLIDNDTIRLDIDSVSGIINYGGTILGTSRTNPYKKEGDAKKAIDNYNQLGLSALIAIGGDDTTGAALKLSKQGLNIIGVPKTIDNDLSATDYTFGFDTAVNIAMEAMDRLRTTAESHHRVMVVEIMGRHAGWIAAEAGIAAGADIILIPEIPIDINEVCGFIEKRRGRGKLFNIVAVAEGAKLSRQSEITQKKDTDAFGNVMLGGIGKALAEIIAENTGYETRSVVLGHLQRGGSPTAFDRILGTRFGVKAVELVTDKKFGQMVSIQGNKITSVPLEEAVGKLKTLDMELYEIGKIFSG
- a CDS encoding thiamine-phosphate pyrophosphorylase; the encoded protein is MNSRIYRIIDANLNRSREGLRVCEEITRFILNDSKLTSRFKNYRHLLSHLSQNLPLTAEQLLKSRDSRRDVGNYAFRPKKRKNEVREIFTANIRRSEEALRVLEEFSKTINKKTAVDFQQLRFKLYTLEQRTLLKIISTEKAKEL
- the amaP gene encoding alkaline shock response membrane anchor protein AmaP, giving the protein MKLTNFLVITLYTLSFFVIGSFLVCLSSGLITLPEVINNVTQFYYSFSLNTVIIGIIGVLLISISFLFVIHSLEGIFGAEKDILFSGSSGMTTVSFSALEDIIKRAGSQFLDIREIKPRVVIKKKGLDILVRVVFYSGVNIPEISERLQSSIKDRLRHVLGIEDEIRVKIHVAKIIEKSRKELKRDDTTRRMELGE
- the accB gene encoding acetyl-CoA carboxylase biotin carboxyl carrier protein; this translates as MNLKEIKEMISLMNENNLTELEIERDGLKICLKKSGGKTIVKNLPAEETTEPAKIAEDTHLIVSPMVGTFYRAPSPDADPFVESGQTIEENQVICIIEAMKLMNEIKSDVKGKIAEILVKNGEAVEFGQPLFNVEKLQV
- the accC gene encoding acetyl-CoA carboxylase biotin carboxylase subunit, with translation MFNKVLIANRGEVALRIIRACREMGIKTVAVYSTADKDSLHVRLADQAVCIGPAPSKESYLNIPAIISAAEITDVQAIHPGYGFLAENPHFAEICQSCQIKFIGPGSKSVVLMGDKTIARKTAKKAGISTVPGSDGVVKTKDEAIKIAKRLKYPVIIKARLGGGGKGMRVAHNDGHLISSLMTAQREAEASFGAADIYIEKYIEGARHVEIQILGDNFGNIVHLGERDCSIQRKHQKLIEESPSPIMTAKLRKKMGEAAVKCARIANYTSAGTVEFLVDKKNNYFFIEMNTRIQVEHPVTEMVTGIDLLKKQIKIAWGEKLRTKQSDIKIKGCAIECRINAEDPERNFIPCPGKITKLNLPGGRGIRIDTHVYPGYEISPYYDSMIGKLITYGKNRSEAIHIMRRALKEFIIEPVKTTLPLHKKILENPDFLKGRVHTAFIEKLLEKG
- a CDS encoding D-sedoheptulose 7-phosphate isomerase; the protein is MENKIRSVFKESIRVKEKTSREQVEVIVEITRLIIGSLKNGGKVLLCGNGGSAADCQHIACEFIGRFKKDKKPLPAIALSTDTSVLTSLANDYSYELVFAKQLSGLGKKDDILIAISTSGMAPNIIKAVKTAKDLGLKTAAFTGKDGGKLAALADIAFIVPSHDTPRIQETHITAAHAICEIAEEALYKIDTT
- the efp gene encoding elongation factor P, with amino-acid sequence MINTKDFKNGMVIKLDNSLYYILEFQHIKPGKGGAFVRTRLKNLKSGAVINKTFRAGEKVEDAYLEERALLFSYKIDNFYHFLNEKTYEETIIDSHLLADCKGFLKENDHVTALLCDNKIIKVKAANFVTLKVAYTEPGFRGNTAQGGYKPAKLETGLEIQVPLFINQADIIKIDTRTGKYMGRA